From a single Micromonospora sp. WMMD1102 genomic region:
- a CDS encoding trypsin-like peptidase domain-containing protein gives MIAGQGCDPAAIAEVIVTRADGGQWRASGYRVTTTALLTAAHAVADAQRIVLRFDAGQESQWTVDAEPGWCDPESDIALLRFTPPEQAPDTATVSYGGFARDASAVVDVHTAGFPLWKRRTGPSGSRYRDLHDASGRLAVLSNRRDGTAEITVAPPAEPADRTTSPWQGMSGAAVWAGNHLVGVVVEHHLPEGAGRLTATRLDRCLGRADDTRRDELCRLLGLAGPLDLADVTPAPAGWRTRSGYLEQVRDIAPVAGLYERTAELAELAAFCAGDEAYVHWQAGPWAGKTALMSTFVLDPPAGVDVVSFFVTARLAAQSDSSAFVDAILDQLSALLGEALPAAMTTLRARDAHRRALLREAAARCAAAGRRLVLVIDGLDEDRGSVPGSGLASIASLLPKFVEDGLRVVVSSRPSPEIPSDVPADHPLRSCARRMLEVSPYATETARLAQRELDELLNGGQTHRDVIGLVAASGGGLSLPELEELCDQPRYVIEGMLSGVFGRTIAARLDHSTLEPKRAFLFAHETLRVKALDRIGPQRLGGYRDRIHRWAESYQALGWPPDTPPYLLRGYPRLVHETADCPRLLALAVDPARHDRMLDLTGGDAAALAEIKTAQDLTLAQPRLDLTAMARLAMRREDLLARNADIPVGLPALWAALGQPARAEALAYGIDQAYRQVEALTELAVTLAGQGDRDRAAALVDAVQTVAETIADPRQQELASACAARACAAIGDASRAAAALRTITDPELRAGTAVELAIIWYAHGRPAEADACTDAAHAATGQITSDDPRALMLCRLARAGAHGDRAGAATAIDRAGIAAGRIADPDLRVQALAQLGRAAALTGDRHRARALVVEAETAARSSVPSSPRLTEMAVEAAGTDYAWTEAILESLTDPAEQVRARLVVSRAVSATHPSRARELLERAGGIAERRPWLVPWEVLGDLALALASVGQRGRAELVANAIDGDSWRSMTFARLSLGFAARGDYAAAEEIADRVGEPRRRAVTLAQLAMAAARAGDRAWSETLADRAEATVRATADTRTREFVFADLERARRLVEAGGGTGTPAGDRPAASTQPPPAGTQAPVAVPGILPESPVALVRAAAEAGDLDRTTALAERIADPVGRSSALAEVARAQVVAGNHADVWQSIDAALVLARRERDVAAQAAMVARLARVAAGTGDHRRALGIARESYFELRQTPMLDDLAGAMIAVGETARAETLSWCVDDPGRRAAILAELAGAVTATHGAGHGAELFASAERIAGGIRDRRERAGRLTEVALTLVDTGEHDRASRLANAAEESARNLYDPHRQAVTLLDLADALTGAGQLDTALALVGTAEAVSRGPTDLQSQSMLLSRIALALARAGRADAAVSAARQVADPVRQPQVIAEVVAVLARGADHELAEDLARTIRDDASRHQALHDLALGVADHAPERAERIADEIGAPGLRLRALAGLASAALDRRDRPRADALFAKADRLIDTAGSGEFEWVDRAQLAKALVAADELERAAKVASGIRDEHWQAIVLARLALRQVVLGDDERAQETVAGITDPTRRATALLRVARTAAQQGRTEWAGRLVRSAEAMCPDHVGANLRSMYLGELARALHAVDEPTEATKIQAHAEALAHGITDRGQRAWALTDLARAALARSGSDPHAGQTGRRLLALALSVGSWAAPLRVLVETDPTALLAIAELATKVASRYLPSGGTGAG, from the coding sequence ATGATCGCCGGGCAGGGCTGCGATCCGGCCGCTATCGCAGAGGTGATCGTCACCCGGGCCGACGGCGGCCAGTGGCGCGCTTCCGGCTACCGGGTGACGACGACCGCACTGCTGACCGCCGCGCATGCCGTCGCGGACGCGCAACGGATCGTCCTCCGGTTCGACGCCGGCCAGGAGAGTCAGTGGACTGTCGACGCCGAGCCGGGTTGGTGCGATCCGGAGTCGGACATCGCGCTGCTCCGCTTCACCCCACCCGAGCAGGCCCCCGACACGGCGACGGTCAGCTACGGCGGGTTCGCCCGGGACGCCAGCGCCGTCGTCGACGTACACACGGCCGGGTTCCCGCTCTGGAAGCGTCGGACCGGTCCGTCCGGTAGCCGTTACCGCGACCTGCACGACGCGTCCGGCCGGTTGGCGGTGCTCTCCAACCGGCGGGACGGCACCGCGGAGATCACCGTCGCGCCGCCCGCCGAGCCGGCCGACCGCACGACCTCACCCTGGCAGGGCATGTCCGGAGCCGCTGTCTGGGCCGGCAACCACCTGGTCGGCGTCGTGGTGGAGCACCACCTGCCAGAGGGCGCGGGCCGGCTCACCGCGACCCGCCTCGACAGGTGCCTCGGTCGCGCCGACGACACCCGACGGGACGAACTCTGCCGGCTGCTCGGCCTCGCCGGCCCGCTCGACCTGGCCGACGTCACACCGGCACCGGCGGGCTGGCGTACCCGGTCCGGCTATCTGGAACAGGTCCGGGACATCGCACCGGTGGCCGGGCTCTACGAGCGGACGGCGGAACTCGCGGAACTCGCGGCGTTCTGTGCCGGCGACGAGGCGTACGTGCACTGGCAGGCGGGGCCGTGGGCGGGCAAGACGGCCCTGATGTCCACCTTCGTGCTCGACCCGCCGGCCGGGGTGGACGTCGTCTCCTTCTTCGTCACCGCACGCCTCGCCGCCCAGTCGGACAGCTCCGCCTTCGTCGACGCGATCCTCGACCAGTTGTCCGCCCTGCTGGGCGAGGCCCTGCCGGCCGCGATGACGACGCTGCGCGCCCGGGACGCGCACCGCCGGGCGCTGCTGCGGGAGGCCGCCGCCCGGTGCGCGGCGGCGGGCCGGCGGCTGGTACTCGTGATCGACGGGCTGGACGAGGACCGGGGCAGCGTACCCGGATCGGGGCTGGCCAGCATCGCCTCGCTGCTGCCGAAGTTCGTCGAGGACGGGCTGCGGGTGGTCGTCTCCAGCCGGCCCAGCCCGGAGATTCCCTCGGACGTACCGGCCGACCATCCGCTGCGGTCCTGCGCCCGGCGGATGCTGGAGGTGTCGCCGTACGCCACCGAGACGGCCCGGCTCGCCCAGCGCGAACTCGACGAGCTGCTCAACGGCGGGCAGACCCATCGCGACGTCATCGGGCTGGTCGCCGCCAGCGGGGGCGGGCTGAGCCTGCCCGAGCTGGAGGAGTTGTGCGACCAGCCCCGGTACGTCATCGAGGGCATGCTCAGCGGCGTCTTCGGCCGGACGATCGCGGCACGCCTGGACCACAGCACGCTGGAGCCGAAGCGGGCCTTCCTGTTCGCGCACGAGACACTCCGGGTCAAGGCGCTGGACCGGATCGGTCCGCAGCGGCTCGGCGGGTACCGCGACCGGATCCACCGGTGGGCGGAGAGCTACCAGGCCCTGGGTTGGCCGCCGGACACGCCGCCCTACCTGTTGCGCGGTTATCCGCGGCTGGTGCACGAGACGGCCGACTGCCCCCGGCTGCTCGCGCTCGCCGTCGACCCGGCCCGGCACGACCGGATGCTCGACCTGACCGGTGGCGACGCCGCCGCGCTCGCCGAGATCAAGACCGCCCAGGACCTGACCCTGGCGCAGCCCCGGCTCGACCTGACCGCGATGGCACGGCTGGCCATGCGCCGCGAGGACCTGCTCGCACGCAACGCCGACATCCCCGTCGGGCTGCCCGCGCTCTGGGCCGCCCTGGGTCAGCCGGCCCGCGCCGAGGCGCTGGCGTACGGCATCGACCAGGCGTACCGGCAGGTCGAAGCGCTGACGGAGCTGGCGGTGACGCTGGCCGGTCAGGGTGACCGGGACCGCGCCGCCGCCCTCGTCGACGCCGTGCAGACGGTCGCCGAGACGATCGCCGACCCGCGTCAGCAGGAGCTGGCGAGCGCCTGCGCCGCCCGGGCCTGCGCGGCGATCGGTGACGCGAGCCGGGCGGCGGCGGCGCTGCGGACGATCACCGATCCCGAGCTTCGCGCCGGCACCGCCGTCGAACTGGCCATCATCTGGTACGCACACGGCCGGCCGGCGGAGGCGGACGCCTGCACCGACGCCGCGCACGCCGCCACCGGGCAGATCACCTCCGACGACCCTCGGGCGCTGATGCTGTGCCGGCTGGCCCGTGCCGGGGCGCACGGCGACCGGGCCGGGGCGGCGACCGCGATCGACCGGGCCGGCATCGCGGCTGGACGGATCGCCGACCCCGATCTCCGGGTGCAGGCCCTGGCCCAGCTGGGGCGCGCGGCGGCGCTGACCGGCGACCGGCACCGGGCCCGGGCACTCGTCGTCGAGGCCGAGACGGCGGCTCGCAGCAGCGTGCCGTCGTCGCCGAGGTTGACCGAGATGGCGGTCGAGGCGGCCGGCACGGACTACGCCTGGACCGAGGCGATCCTGGAGAGCCTCACCGACCCCGCCGAACAGGTGCGGGCCCGGCTGGTGGTGTCCCGCGCCGTGTCGGCCACGCACCCGAGCCGGGCCAGGGAGTTGCTGGAGCGTGCCGGCGGGATCGCGGAGCGCCGTCCCTGGCTCGTCCCGTGGGAGGTACTCGGCGATCTGGCCCTCGCCCTGGCCTCGGTCGGGCAGCGCGGTCGGGCCGAGCTGGTGGCGAACGCGATCGACGGCGACAGCTGGCGGAGCATGACGTTCGCCCGGCTCAGCCTCGGGTTCGCCGCCCGGGGCGACTACGCCGCCGCCGAGGAGATCGCCGACCGGGTCGGCGAACCGAGGCGCCGGGCGGTGACGCTCGCCCAACTGGCCATGGCCGCCGCCCGGGCCGGCGACCGGGCCTGGTCGGAGACGCTCGCGGACCGGGCGGAGGCGACGGTACGCGCGACGGCCGACACCCGTACCCGGGAGTTCGTCTTCGCGGACCTGGAGCGGGCACGCCGGCTCGTCGAGGCCGGCGGCGGGACCGGGACGCCGGCCGGAGACCGGCCGGCGGCGTCGACACAGCCACCGCCGGCGGGTACGCAGGCGCCGGTGGCCGTCCCAGGCATCCTGCCGGAAAGCCCGGTGGCACTGGTCCGGGCGGCGGCGGAGGCCGGTGACCTCGACCGGACCACGGCACTCGCGGAGCGGATAGCCGATCCCGTCGGCCGTTCGTCGGCACTTGCCGAGGTGGCCCGGGCGCAGGTCGTCGCAGGCAACCACGCCGACGTGTGGCAGAGCATCGACGCGGCGCTCGTCCTCGCAAGGCGGGAACGGGACGTGGCGGCGCAGGCCGCGATGGTGGCCCGGCTGGCCCGGGTGGCGGCCGGGACCGGCGACCACCGCCGGGCACTCGGGATCGCCCGGGAGTCCTACTTCGAGCTGCGGCAGACGCCGATGCTGGACGACCTGGCCGGGGCGATGATCGCCGTCGGGGAGACGGCTCGGGCGGAGACGCTCAGCTGGTGCGTCGACGATCCGGGCCGACGCGCGGCGATCCTCGCGGAGCTGGCCGGCGCGGTGACGGCGACCCACGGGGCCGGACACGGGGCCGAGCTTTTCGCGAGCGCGGAGCGGATCGCGGGCGGCATAAGGGACCGCCGGGAGCGGGCCGGCAGGTTGACCGAGGTGGCCCTGACGTTGGTCGACACCGGGGAGCACGACCGGGCGAGCCGGCTGGCCAACGCCGCGGAAGAGTCGGCCCGCAACCTCTACGACCCACACCGGCAGGCGGTCACCCTGCTCGACCTCGCCGACGCCCTCACCGGAGCGGGGCAGCTCGACACCGCGTTGGCGCTCGTCGGGACCGCCGAGGCGGTGAGCCGGGGGCCCACCGACCTGCAGTCGCAGTCGATGCTGCTGTCCAGGATCGCTCTCGCCCTGGCCCGGGCGGGCAGGGCCGACGCCGCCGTCTCGGCGGCGCGACAGGTCGCCGACCCGGTGCGGCAGCCACAGGTGATCGCGGAGGTGGTCGCGGTGCTCGCCCGCGGCGCGGACCACGAGCTGGCGGAGGATCTCGCCCGGACGATCCGCGACGACGCGTCGCGGCACCAGGCCCTGCACGACCTCGCGCTGGGCGTCGCGGACCATGCTCCCGAGCGCGCGGAGCGGATCGCCGACGAGATCGGCGCGCCGGGCCTGCGGTTGCGGGCCCTGGCCGGTCTGGCCTCGGCAGCTCTCGACCGGCGGGACAGGCCGCGGGCCGATGCGCTCTTCGCCAAGGCGGACCGGCTGATCGACACTGCCGGGTCGGGCGAGTTCGAGTGGGTGGACCGGGCCCAGCTCGCGAAGGCGTTGGTCGCCGCGGACGAGTTGGAGCGGGCCGCGAAGGTCGCGTCCGGCATCCGCGACGAGCACTGGCAGGCGATCGTGCTGGCCCGGCTCGCCCTCCGACAGGTGGTGCTCGGCGACGACGAACGGGCCCAGGAGACCGTGGCCGGCATCACCGACCCGACCCGGCGGGCAACCGCGCTGCTCCGGGTGGCTCGGACGGCCGCCCAACAGGGTCGGACCGAGTGGGCCGGCCGACTGGTCCGGAGCGCGGAGGCGATGTGCCCGGACCACGTGGGCGCGAACCTCCGGTCGATGTACCTCGGCGAGCTGGCCCGGGCGCTGCACGCCGTCGACGAACCCACCGAGGCGACCAAGATCCAGGCCCATGCGGAGGCGCTGGCCCACGGCATCACCGATCGGGGGCAACGCGCGTGGGCCCTCACCGACCTGGCCAGGGCGGCGCTGGCCCGGTCCGGATCCGATCCGCACGCCGGGCAGACCGGACGGCGGCTGCTCGCGCTCGCCCTCAGCGTGGGTAGCTGGGCCGCACCGCTGCGGGTCCTGGTCGAGACCGATCCGACCGCCCTGCTCGCGATCGCCGAGCTGGCCACGAAGGTGGCGTCGAGGTACCTTCCGTCGGGCGGGACCGGGGCGGGTTAG